From Pseudoxanthomonas sp. YR558, the proteins below share one genomic window:
- a CDS encoding energy transducer TonB: MSAVPVTPPKIGANERLGATLALSLIVHGLLVLGVGFALDDAAPVMPTLDVILSQTSTPLTPKEADFLAAANQEGGGESEQAKRPRDSQAGWIPQPDTGLAPQPLRAQTTAPVPPPESRVITTREAEARTPTPEARPQPDQPDLPQGEQKVQRDAEMARLAAEYHLRSELYAKRPKRKFVSASTREYVYANYLRAWVDRAERVGNLNYPDEARRKRLAGTLVISVAVRRDGSVEQTRIIQSSGVPLLDSTAKRIVQLAAPFPPLPETSENVDILHVTRTWRFLPGGEVRDD; the protein is encoded by the coding sequence ATGTCGGCCGTTCCGGTGACCCCGCCGAAGATCGGCGCGAACGAACGTCTCGGCGCCACCCTGGCGCTGTCGCTGATCGTGCACGGCCTGCTGGTGCTGGGCGTCGGCTTCGCGCTCGACGACGCAGCGCCGGTGATGCCCACGCTGGACGTGATCCTCAGCCAGACCAGCACCCCGCTGACGCCGAAGGAGGCGGACTTCCTCGCCGCCGCCAACCAGGAGGGCGGCGGAGAGAGCGAGCAGGCCAAGCGGCCGCGCGACAGCCAGGCGGGCTGGATCCCGCAACCCGATACCGGCCTGGCACCGCAACCGCTGCGCGCGCAGACCACGGCACCGGTGCCGCCACCCGAAAGCCGCGTGATCACCACGCGCGAGGCCGAGGCGCGCACGCCCACCCCGGAAGCCCGCCCGCAACCGGACCAGCCGGACCTGCCGCAGGGCGAGCAGAAGGTGCAGCGCGACGCGGAGATGGCGCGCCTGGCGGCCGAGTACCACCTGCGCTCGGAGTTGTACGCCAAGCGACCGAAGCGCAAGTTCGTCTCGGCGAGCACCAGGGAATACGTCTACGCGAACTACCTGCGCGCGTGGGTGGACCGCGCGGAGCGCGTCGGCAACCTCAACTATCCCGACGAGGCGCGCCGCAAGCGCCTGGCCGGCACGCTGGTGATCAGCGTGGCGGTACGTCGCGACGGCAGCGTGGAGCAGACGCGCATCATCCAGTCCAGTGGCGTCCCGCTGCTGGATTCCACGGCGAAGCGGATCGTGCAGCTCGCTGCGCCCTTCCCGCCGTTGCCCGAGACCAGTGAGAACGTGGACATCCTGCACGTCACCCGCACTTGGCGCTTCCTGCCGGGTGGCGAGGTCCGCGACGACTGA
- a CDS encoding prolyl oligopeptidase family serine peptidase — MNLFPLRAGARMAVAACALLSAIPCAVAAPDLQDYVAAERARPVAPVLPRSAFLQRGAVVAIRLSPDGKHVAWLRDRGDRREVWLRATAGGAPWRILGDTRADALDWTRDGAWLLLRSSRDLQALAVNGQAGSGRVATLGGTASPAMLDIDPSQPSAVLLVEREGPAAAPRSWRLLRVDMRGRRTTLWQDRQRIVDAVIDAQGRLAWLQRVEGGELVIHRMVRGAPQPVLRCDPSRRCALRGLAPGGGAWLRTDVQGDLSRLVRLQVDGRIVEVHTDPQRTADVDEIIEDPVERQPRFVAYRSTTSQLYALTPHDDAHLAALRAALPGRDLDLQPGVGIGARWLVEAASPQAPLRRWHLYDPATRAVSPLLDDVPLDRRSGEQGTALDATALARPTAVTWSASDGRRVHGFLWLPPGRDAARVPLLVVPHGGPWNHWKPEYRALSQLFANRGYAVFEPNFRGSTGHGRDYVLAARGDFGYGRVQADIVEGTRWLLDQGVGDRERVGIVGASFGGYSALLGATFDPDLFKVAVATVPPPDFGWVLRWVLRNPEALEIGRVVPMETWLLGQGIDVADKATMARLHAQSPLANVARLRRPVLLVAGGEDRRVGLAGVIEYAARLKLADKDVALLVDEQAGHDGGSPLAREARAYLIETMLHRSLGGAAPVAPSADVRTYLRRNLRLPGGLAPP, encoded by the coding sequence ATGAATCTGTTCCCGCTGCGTGCCGGCGCGCGCATGGCCGTGGCCGCATGCGCCCTGTTGTCCGCCATTCCGTGCGCGGTGGCCGCCCCCGACTTGCAGGACTACGTCGCCGCCGAGCGCGCACGGCCGGTCGCGCCTGTGCTGCCGCGCAGCGCCTTCCTGCAGCGTGGGGCGGTCGTCGCGATCCGGCTGTCGCCCGACGGCAAACACGTAGCGTGGCTGCGCGATCGCGGCGATCGGCGCGAAGTGTGGCTGCGTGCGACGGCCGGCGGCGCGCCGTGGCGCATCCTGGGCGATACCCGGGCGGACGCGCTGGACTGGACCCGCGATGGCGCGTGGCTGCTGCTGCGTTCGTCGCGCGATCTGCAGGCACTGGCCGTGAACGGACAGGCTGGATCCGGAAGGGTCGCGACGCTGGGCGGCACGGCGTCGCCCGCCATGCTGGACATCGACCCCAGCCAACCGTCCGCCGTGCTGCTGGTGGAGCGCGAGGGACCCGCCGCGGCGCCCCGCAGTTGGCGATTGCTGCGCGTGGACATGCGTGGTCGGCGCACGACGCTGTGGCAGGACCGCCAGCGCATCGTCGATGCCGTGATCGATGCGCAAGGCCGGTTGGCTTGGCTGCAGCGCGTGGAAGGCGGCGAACTGGTGATCCATCGGATGGTGCGCGGCGCGCCGCAGCCCGTCCTGCGCTGCGATCCCAGCCGGCGCTGCGCACTGCGTGGGCTCGCGCCCGGCGGTGGCGCCTGGCTGCGCACCGACGTGCAGGGCGACCTGTCGCGGTTGGTGCGGCTGCAGGTGGACGGACGCATCGTCGAGGTGCACACGGATCCGCAGCGCACGGCGGACGTGGACGAGATCATCGAGGATCCCGTCGAACGCCAGCCGCGCTTCGTCGCTTACCGCAGTACGACCTCTCAGCTGTACGCACTTACCCCCCACGATGACGCGCATCTGGCGGCGCTGCGCGCGGCGCTGCCGGGCCGCGACCTCGATCTGCAGCCGGGCGTCGGCATCGGCGCGCGCTGGCTGGTGGAAGCCGCATCGCCGCAGGCTCCGCTGCGCCGCTGGCACCTGTACGACCCCGCGACGCGCGCGGTTTCGCCCCTGCTGGACGACGTGCCGCTGGACCGGCGTTCGGGCGAGCAGGGCACCGCGTTGGACGCCACCGCGTTGGCGCGACCGACCGCGGTGACATGGAGCGCGTCCGATGGTCGCCGCGTGCACGGATTCCTCTGGCTGCCGCCGGGCCGCGATGCCGCGCGCGTGCCGCTGCTGGTGGTGCCGCACGGCGGGCCTTGGAATCACTGGAAGCCCGAGTACCGCGCGCTCAGCCAGTTGTTCGCCAATCGTGGCTACGCCGTGTTCGAGCCGAACTTCCGTGGCTCCACGGGACATGGTCGCGACTACGTGCTGGCGGCTCGCGGCGACTTCGGCTACGGCCGCGTCCAGGCCGACATCGTCGAAGGCACGCGCTGGCTGCTGGACCAGGGCGTCGGCGATCGCGAACGCGTAGGCATCGTCGGCGCTTCGTTCGGCGGTTACTCCGCGCTGCTGGGTGCGACCTTCGATCCCGACCTGTTCAAGGTGGCCGTGGCCACCGTGCCACCGCCGGACTTCGGCTGGGTGTTGCGCTGGGTGCTGCGCAATCCGGAGGCGCTGGAGATCGGTCGTGTGGTGCCGATGGAGACCTGGTTGCTCGGCCAAGGCATCGACGTCGCCGACAAGGCGACCATGGCGCGCTTGCACGCGCAGTCGCCGCTGGCCAACGTTGCACGTCTGCGCCGGCCGGTCCTGCTGGTGGCCGGCGGCGAAGACCGGCGCGTGGGCCTGGCGGGTGTCATTGAGTACGCGGCGCGGTTGAAGCTGGCGGACAAGGACGTGGCCTTGCTGGTCGACGAGCAGGCCGGCCACGACGGCGGCTCGCCGCTGGCGCGCGAAGCGCGCGCTTACCTGATCGAAACGATGCTGCACCGCTCGCTGGGTGGCGCGGCACCGGTAGCCCCGTCTGCCGACGTGCGCACCTATCTGCGGCGGAACCTGCGATTGCCGGGCGGACTGGCGCCGCCCTGA
- a CDS encoding ATP-binding cassette domain-containing protein produces MSDDYVIETRALTRRYGAKLALDHLDLAIPRGRIHAIVGANGAGKSTLFRILLGFLPPTSGTANILGRDSQRLLPADRARVGFVNEEHTLPGWMRVEQVRAMQQHQYPRWNARAYEDVIGHYHVLPQQKVSQLSRGERAGLNLALALAQTPELLVLDEPTLGLDVVAKRAFLESLMYSNAAEQCTVVYCSHQMEEIERVADNLIILERGQLKNMSAPEDFTSRVALWVADIPFKGPDPQSVPGLLEVQRLDGLHHYLVLDQDESFADYLRAQGARSIRSMPVSLDRAVNGFLAKNHAAPAAA; encoded by the coding sequence ATGTCCGATGACTATGTGATCGAAACCCGGGCTCTGACCCGACGCTATGGCGCGAAGCTGGCGCTGGACCACCTGGACCTGGCGATTCCGCGCGGGCGCATCCACGCGATCGTGGGCGCGAACGGCGCAGGCAAGTCGACGCTGTTCCGCATCCTGCTGGGATTCCTGCCGCCGACGTCCGGCACGGCAAACATCCTGGGCCGCGACAGCCAGCGACTATTGCCCGCCGATCGCGCGCGCGTCGGCTTCGTCAACGAAGAACACACGCTGCCGGGTTGGATGCGCGTGGAGCAGGTGCGTGCGATGCAGCAGCACCAGTACCCGCGTTGGAACGCGCGCGCCTACGAGGACGTGATCGGCCACTACCACGTGCTGCCGCAGCAGAAGGTTTCGCAGCTATCACGCGGCGAGCGTGCCGGACTCAATCTCGCGCTGGCGCTCGCACAGACGCCGGAGCTGCTGGTGCTCGATGAACCGACGCTCGGGCTGGATGTGGTCGCCAAGCGCGCCTTCCTCGAATCGCTGATGTACAGCAACGCGGCGGAGCAGTGCACGGTCGTCTACTGCTCGCACCAGATGGAAGAGATCGAGCGCGTCGCGGATAACCTCATCATCCTCGAGCGTGGGCAGCTGAAGAACATGTCCGCGCCGGAAGACTTCACCTCGCGCGTGGCGTTGTGGGTGGCCGACATCCCCTTCAAGGGACCCGATCCGCAGAGCGTGCCCGGTCTGCTGGAAGTGCAGCGCCTGGACGGACTGCACCACTACCTGGTGCTCGACCAGGACGAAAGCTTTGCCGACTACCTGCGCGCGCAGGGTGCGCGCTCCATCCGCAGCATGCCGGTGAGCCTGGACCGCGCGGTCAACGGCTTCCTGGCCAAGAACCACGCCGCGCCGGCCGCCGCCTGA
- a CDS encoding GntR family transcriptional regulator, protein MARTTPLMLQIATGDPRPIVRQIVDGVRMQIATGGLRAGDQLPSVRGLAQQLAINPNTVAKAYAELTTEGWLESRQGMGLYVAAPRQRLSDAERERRLDDAVGRFVNDVIPLDFAADEVESRVSHALRRLAPRRIA, encoded by the coding sequence ATGGCCCGCACCACCCCGCTGATGTTGCAGATCGCCACCGGCGATCCGCGGCCCATCGTTCGCCAGATCGTCGATGGCGTGCGCATGCAGATCGCCACCGGCGGGTTGCGGGCGGGCGACCAGTTGCCCAGCGTGCGCGGGCTGGCCCAGCAGTTGGCCATCAATCCCAACACGGTGGCCAAGGCCTATGCCGAGCTCACCACGGAAGGGTGGTTGGAATCGCGCCAGGGCATGGGCCTGTATGTGGCCGCGCCGCGCCAGCGGCTGTCCGATGCCGAGCGCGAGCGCCGGCTCGACGACGCCGTCGGCCGCTTCGTCAACGACGTGATCCCGCTCGACTTCGCCGCCGACGAGGTGGAGTCGCGCGTATCGCACGCCCTGCGCCGTCTGGCGCCGCGCCGCATCGCCTGA
- the tsaB gene encoding tRNA (adenosine(37)-N6)-threonylcarbamoyltransferase complex dimerization subunit type 1 TsaB, which produces MKLLAFETATEACSVAVYVDGEVRERFEIAPRRHAELALPWAEQLLAEAGLARSQLDGVALSRGPGAFTGVRLAIAIAQGIALALDRPLLPVSTLAVLAAQVPPPAVLAGEGGCDVGAPHAILAAIDARMGEIYTGTFVRQGDGLQATTDETVIAPAEYRLPGDAVGWIGVGTGFAAGEGVLATSLQARFARIDAHALPHAADLAHLAVDAWHRGEAIAPERVEPAYLRNNVALTLEEQKALRARS; this is translated from the coding sequence ATGAAACTGCTCGCTTTCGAAACCGCTACCGAAGCCTGCTCCGTCGCCGTCTACGTCGATGGCGAGGTGCGCGAGCGCTTCGAGATCGCGCCGCGCCGCCACGCGGAACTTGCGTTGCCGTGGGCCGAGCAGTTGTTGGCCGAGGCCGGCCTCGCGCGTTCGCAACTCGATGGGGTCGCGCTCAGTCGCGGTCCTGGCGCTTTCACCGGCGTGCGCTTGGCGATCGCGATCGCGCAAGGCATCGCGTTGGCACTCGATCGGCCGCTGCTGCCGGTTTCCACGCTTGCCGTGCTGGCGGCGCAGGTACCGCCGCCCGCGGTGCTGGCGGGCGAGGGCGGTTGCGACGTGGGCGCGCCTCACGCCATCCTCGCGGCCATCGATGCGCGCATGGGCGAGATTTACACCGGCACCTTCGTCCGGCAGGGCGATGGCCTGCAGGCGACGACCGATGAAACCGTCATCGCGCCGGCCGAGTACCGCTTGCCCGGCGACGCCGTGGGCTGGATCGGTGTGGGCACCGGCTTCGCCGCGGGCGAAGGCGTGCTGGCGACATCACTGCAGGCGCGCTTCGCCCGTATCGATGCGCACGCACTGCCGCACGCCGCCGACCTGGCGCACCTGGCCGTGGACGCCTGGCATCGCGGGGAAGCCATCGCGCCCGAGCGCGTCGAACCGGCGTACCTGCGTAACAACGTCGCCCTGACCCTGGAAGAACAGAAAGCCCTGCGCGCCCGCAGCTGA
- a CDS encoding ATP-dependent DNA helicase, which translates to MSQLAQASRDALSEGGALADRLDAFVPRDAQQRLTAAIADAFDARDVLLAEAGTGTGKTFAYLVPALLSGLKTIISTGTRALQDQLYHRDLPRVRDALGVSGLKSALLKGRSNYLCRYRLNQAKGDPQTLRTTFTSREQVDQFQRIVAWGGRTQFGDMAELAALPDDSPLLPLVTSTIDNCLGSECPFWDDCFVVQARQRAQAADIVVVNHHLLLADLALKQEGFGEILPGAQAFVIDEAHQLPELAANFFGEGFSMRPLQELARDCLAECKDVAGALSALQPPVRALEQALREARVAMEGMPARGTRERLLAKPEVAAGFDAIEHALAELSAALAPLAPASLGLEACAARATEFAKRLSRWHAAPTGTGAFDDTEAASHADDGDVLWYELTPRAFRCQRTPLDVSGPLRQHREQSRAAWVFTSATLAVGGRFDHLALRLGLEDPPTLLQPSPFDWPHQALCYLPTGLPDPNAPAFGKALIATLRPVLEASQGRAFLLFASHRALREAADALRGGPWPLFVQGEAPRGTLLQRFRESGNGVLLGAASFREGVDVVGDTLSVVVVDKLPFAAPDDPVFEARLEAVRRAGGNPFRDEQLPQAVIALKQAVGRLIRSETDRGVLVLCDPRLTGKPYGRIFLDSLPPFARTQRVQDVQGFFGATISEDEVATAAPAADDWFADARF; encoded by the coding sequence ATGTCCCAGCTCGCCCAGGCCAGCCGCGACGCCCTCAGCGAGGGTGGCGCACTGGCGGACCGCCTTGACGCCTTCGTACCCCGCGACGCCCAGCAGCGCCTGACGGCGGCGATCGCCGACGCCTTCGATGCGCGCGATGTGCTGCTGGCCGAGGCCGGTACCGGGACGGGCAAGACCTTCGCGTACCTCGTGCCTGCGCTGCTGTCGGGGTTGAAGACGATCATCTCCACCGGCACGCGTGCCCTGCAGGACCAGCTGTACCACCGCGACCTGCCGCGCGTGCGCGATGCATTGGGCGTGTCGGGGCTGAAGTCGGCGCTGCTGAAGGGGCGCAGCAACTATCTGTGCCGCTATCGCCTGAACCAGGCCAAGGGCGATCCGCAGACCCTGCGCACCACCTTCACCAGCCGTGAGCAGGTGGACCAGTTCCAGCGCATCGTCGCGTGGGGCGGCCGCACGCAGTTCGGCGACATGGCCGAACTCGCCGCATTGCCGGACGATTCGCCGTTGCTGCCGTTGGTCACATCGACCATCGACAACTGCCTGGGCAGCGAGTGTCCGTTCTGGGACGACTGCTTCGTCGTGCAGGCGCGCCAGCGCGCGCAGGCGGCGGACATCGTGGTGGTGAACCACCATCTGCTGCTGGCCGATCTGGCGCTCAAGCAGGAGGGCTTCGGTGAAATTCTGCCGGGTGCGCAGGCCTTCGTGATCGACGAAGCGCACCAGCTGCCCGAACTGGCGGCGAACTTCTTCGGCGAGGGCTTTAGCATGCGTCCGCTGCAGGAGCTGGCGCGCGACTGTCTGGCCGAGTGCAAGGACGTCGCCGGTGCGTTGTCCGCCCTGCAACCGCCCGTGCGTGCCTTGGAACAGGCATTGCGCGAGGCACGCGTGGCGATGGAGGGCATGCCCGCGCGCGGTACGCGCGAGCGTTTGCTGGCCAAGCCGGAGGTGGCGGCCGGATTCGACGCCATCGAGCACGCGCTCGCCGAGCTGTCCGCTGCGCTGGCGCCGCTGGCCCCGGCATCCTTGGGGCTCGAAGCCTGCGCTGCGCGCGCGACCGAGTTCGCCAAGCGGCTGTCGCGCTGGCATGCCGCGCCGACCGGTACCGGGGCGTTCGACGACACGGAGGCTGCATCGCACGCCGACGACGGCGACGTGCTCTGGTACGAACTCACTCCGCGCGCGTTTCGCTGCCAGCGCACGCCGCTGGATGTGTCCGGCCCGCTGCGCCAGCATCGCGAGCAGTCGCGGGCGGCCTGGGTGTTCACCTCGGCGACGCTCGCCGTCGGTGGTCGCTTCGATCACCTGGCATTGCGCCTCGGGCTGGAAGATCCGCCGACGCTGTTGCAACCCAGCCCGTTCGACTGGCCGCACCAGGCGTTGTGCTACCTCCCGACGGGCTTGCCCGACCCGAATGCGCCCGCATTCGGCAAGGCGTTGATCGCGACGTTGCGGCCGGTGCTGGAAGCATCGCAAGGACGTGCCTTCCTGCTGTTCGCCTCGCACCGCGCGCTGCGTGAGGCCGCCGACGCGTTGCGCGGTGGGCCTTGGCCGCTGTTCGTGCAGGGTGAAGCGCCGCGCGGCACGCTGCTGCAGCGGTTCCGGGAGTCCGGCAACGGCGTGCTGCTGGGTGCGGCGAGCTTCCGCGAGGGCGTCGACGTGGTCGGCGATACGTTGAGCGTCGTCGTCGTGGACAAGCTGCCGTTCGCCGCGCCGGACGATCCGGTGTTCGAAGCCCGCCTGGAAGCAGTGCGTCGCGCCGGTGGCAATCCGTTCCGCGACGAACAACTGCCGCAGGCCGTCATCGCGCTCAAGCAGGCGGTCGGCCGCCTGATCCGCAGCGAGACCGACCGCGGCGTGCTGGTGCTGTGCGATCCGCGCCTGACCGGCAAGCCCTATGGCCGCATCTTCCTGGATTCGCTGCCGCCGTTCGCACGCACGCAGCGGGTGCAGGACGTGCAGGGATTCTTCGGCGCCACGATCAGCGAGGACGAGGTGGCCACGGCGGCGCCGGCGGCCGACGACTGGTTCGCCGACGCCCGGTTCTGA